Proteins co-encoded in one Halorussus lipolyticus genomic window:
- a CDS encoding branched-chain amino acid ABC transporter permease, with product MSLLAETVTVLLNGLQQGAIYVLVAIGLSIILGTLKFVNFAHGALYLIGTYAGLLITLEITLTDGKLADWGYTTLGLGWGFLPALLIVPVLVFVVGLAMERFVARPFYDRPDTDQILLTFGLAIVVQEVFKILFGGQSYNFARPGWASGQVGLPIVGTFPEWRLYIIGITAAVVVLVYGLIEYTDFGLVVRAGTRDAEMVELLGIKLSRPYLMVFGVGAALAGVAGVVGGPLYAVNPNIGTEVLVPSFLVVVIGGVGSISGAVLGGILIGETLAIMVAIAPQWSQVGIYVLAAVVLLARPQGLLGAEEVTP from the coding sequence GTGAGTCTCCTCGCCGAGACGGTGACGGTACTGCTGAACGGTCTCCAACAGGGCGCAATCTACGTGTTGGTGGCAATCGGATTGTCAATCATCCTCGGGACGCTGAAGTTCGTCAACTTCGCCCACGGCGCGCTCTATCTGATAGGGACCTACGCCGGACTGCTCATCACCCTCGAAATCACGCTGACCGACGGGAAACTCGCCGACTGGGGCTACACCACGCTCGGCCTCGGATGGGGCTTTCTGCCCGCGCTCCTCATCGTCCCGGTGCTGGTGTTCGTGGTCGGATTAGCGATGGAGCGGTTCGTCGCCAGACCGTTCTACGACAGGCCCGACACCGACCAGATTCTGCTGACGTTCGGGTTGGCCATCGTGGTCCAAGAGGTCTTCAAAATCCTGTTCGGCGGCCAGAGCTACAACTTCGCCCGGCCCGGTTGGGCCAGCGGACAAGTGGGCCTTCCCATCGTGGGCACCTTCCCCGAGTGGCGTCTCTACATCATCGGGATTACGGCCGCCGTGGTGGTGCTGGTCTACGGTCTCATCGAGTACACCGACTTCGGACTGGTCGTCCGCGCCGGAACCAGAGACGCCGAGATGGTCGAACTGCTGGGCATCAAACTCTCGCGGCCCTATCTGATGGTGTTCGGCGTCGGGGCGGCGCTGGCAGGCGTCGCGGGCGTCGTCGGCGGCCCGCTCTACGCGGTCAACCCCAACATCGGAACCGAGGTGCTGGTCCCGTCCTTCCTCGTCGTGGTCATCGGAGGAGTCGGGTCCATCTCGGGGGCAGTCCTCGGGGGCATCCTCATCGGCGAGACGCTGGCGATTATGGTCGCCATCGCACCCCAGTGGTCGCAGGTCGGCATCTACGTGCTGGCCGCCGTGGTCTTGCTGGCCAGACCGCAGGGCCTACTGGGGGCCGAGGAGGTGACGCCGTGA
- a CDS encoding ABC transporter ATP-binding protein produces the protein MALLETHNLTKSFGGLVAVDDVNLEIEEGESISVIGPNGAGKSTLINLVTRMLDATEGDIEFEGDSILHAEPHEVVQKGVSRSFQTASIFPELTVEENAQIAALAAEHGSFRFNFLRHRDNYGEVDRLARRTLDAVGLLGQRDVTAEDLPYGDKRRLELGIALASEPSLLLMDEPTAGMSPEETADTVELIEEVKEELGLTILLVEHDMEVVFNVSDRIVVLNRGSVIAEGPPEEVQGDPEVQEAYLGGVDA, from the coding sequence ATGGCTCTGCTCGAAACCCACAACCTGACCAAATCATTCGGCGGCCTCGTGGCGGTGGACGACGTGAACCTCGAAATCGAGGAGGGCGAGTCCATCTCGGTCATCGGGCCGAACGGGGCGGGCAAGTCCACGCTCATCAACCTCGTCACGAGGATGCTCGACGCCACGGAGGGTGACATCGAGTTCGAGGGCGACTCGATTCTCCACGCCGAACCCCACGAGGTGGTCCAGAAAGGGGTGAGCAGGTCCTTCCAGACCGCCTCCATCTTCCCGGAGTTGACGGTCGAGGAGAACGCCCAAATCGCGGCGCTGGCGGCCGAACACGGCTCGTTCCGGTTCAACTTCCTGCGCCATCGGGACAACTACGGCGAGGTGGACAGGTTGGCCCGCCGGACGCTGGACGCGGTGGGACTGCTCGGCCAGCGCGACGTGACCGCCGAGGACCTGCCCTACGGCGACAAGCGCCGGTTGGAGTTGGGCATCGCGCTGGCGAGCGAACCGAGTCTACTGCTGATGGACGAACCGACCGCGGGGATGTCGCCCGAGGAGACCGCCGACACGGTGGAACTCATCGAGGAAGTCAAAGAGGAACTCGGCCTGACCATCCTGCTGGTCGAACACGACATGGAGGTCGTCTTCAACGTCTCGGACCGCATCGTGGTGCTGAACCGCGGGTCGGTCATCGCCGAGGGACCGCCAGAGGAAGTTCAGGGCGACCCCGAGGTCCAAGAGGCGTATCTCGGAGGTGTCGATGCGTGA
- a CDS encoding ABC transporter ATP-binding protein yields MSLLTLDAVDAFYGESHILRDVSLNVEEGEVCSLLGRNGAGKTTTLRSISGARPPEVRDGRISFKGEDITAMDPEDISARGLSLVPEERRIFPNLTVAENLHLAEVSENKSNTVGRSLGQVEVEHVGMTTDEVYDEFPRLRERKSQQAGTLSGGEQQMLAIARALKQNTDLLLLDEPYEGLAPQIIADVEDAIRRIRESGTTILLVEQNAIAAMDIADRCYVVDQGSIVFEGTADELRADDETRDRYLGV; encoded by the coding sequence GTGAGTTTGCTAACACTCGATGCGGTGGACGCTTTTTACGGCGAGAGCCACATCCTGCGGGACGTGTCGCTGAACGTCGAGGAGGGCGAGGTCTGTTCGCTCCTCGGGCGGAACGGCGCGGGCAAGACCACCACGCTCCGGTCGATTTCGGGGGCGCGACCGCCGGAGGTCCGGGACGGGCGCATCTCGTTCAAGGGCGAGGACATCACCGCGATGGACCCCGAGGACATCTCGGCGCGAGGCCTCTCGCTGGTGCCGGAGGAACGGCGCATCTTCCCGAACCTCACGGTGGCCGAGAACCTCCACCTCGCGGAGGTGTCGGAGAACAAGTCGAACACGGTCGGGCGGTCGCTGGGGCAGGTAGAGGTCGAACACGTCGGGATGACGACCGACGAGGTGTACGACGAGTTCCCGCGACTCCGCGAGCGCAAGTCCCAGCAGGCCGGGACGCTCTCGGGGGGCGAACAGCAGATGCTGGCCATCGCTCGGGCGCTCAAGCAGAACACCGACCTGCTTCTGCTGGACGAACCCTACGAGGGGTTGGCACCCCAGATTATCGCCGACGTGGAAGACGCCATCCGGCGCATCAGGGAGTCGGGGACCACGATTCTGCTGGTCGAGCAGAACGCCATCGCGGCCATGGACATCGCCGACCGGTGTTACGTGGTGGACCAAGGGAGCATCGTCTTCGAAGGAACCGCAGACGAGTTACGAGCAGATGACGAAACGAGAGACCGATACCTCGGCGTCTGA
- a CDS encoding thioredoxin domain-containing protein, producing the protein MTKRETDTSASEASSDQSTETTATGETDAVPTDETEALFDALVEEGVLAVGERGVRTTDEFDDTHAVYHDSYVGVSDDEFHEAVSATFGLPDRASAADLVTDRGVTRDEFVVYLAVDSHLDREAATEELAAMAGMIWEVVPDSPVPADLADVTDDPQSLLASEERALISVWKRFCDPCDATKDDLDTLLGAVPDDVALAGVDGEAAVEFCQRHRVESAPGFVLADGDDRQTLCESDAETAAEEVRAFYEE; encoded by the coding sequence ATGACGAAACGAGAGACCGATACCTCGGCGTCTGAGGCATCGAGCGACCAGTCAACCGAGACGACCGCGACCGGCGAGACCGATGCAGTCCCGACCGACGAGACCGAAGCCCTGTTCGACGCGCTGGTCGAGGAGGGCGTCCTCGCGGTGGGCGAGCGGGGCGTCCGGACCACCGACGAGTTCGACGACACCCACGCCGTCTATCACGATTCGTACGTCGGCGTCTCCGACGACGAGTTTCACGAGGCCGTCTCTGCGACGTTCGGCCTGCCGGACCGAGCGTCGGCGGCCGACCTCGTGACCGACCGCGGCGTGACCAGAGACGAGTTCGTGGTCTACCTCGCGGTGGATTCGCACCTCGATAGGGAGGCCGCAACCGAGGAGTTGGCCGCGATGGCCGGGATGATTTGGGAAGTCGTACCCGACTCGCCGGTCCCGGCCGACCTCGCGGACGTGACCGACGACCCCCAATCGCTCCTCGCCAGCGAGGAGCGCGCGCTGATTTCGGTCTGGAAGCGATTCTGCGACCCCTGTGACGCGACCAAGGACGACCTCGATACGCTCCTCGGTGCGGTGCCCGACGACGTGGCGCTGGCGGGCGTGGACGGCGAGGCCGCAGTCGAGTTCTGCCAGCGTCACCGAGTCGAGTCCGCGCCGGGGTTCGTCCTCGCGGACGGCGACGACCGCCAGACTCTCTGCGAGTCGGACGCCGAGACAGCGGCCGAGGAGGTGCGCGCGTTCTACGAGGAGTGA
- a CDS encoding branched-chain amino acid ABC transporter permease, which yields MSDEPAETPDAPEDTGTAVERTRRELPSWERIRQSEWFVVGVTTLAVAVFPWLFARAPVISGVLRGYQDLATLILIWGIFAMGFNLLLGYTGLLSFGHAAFWGGAAYAAGVFSAQVSSSPILIILAGTAFAALSAWILGFISLRRGGIYFAILTLAFGQMAYYMALSPMAWITGGENGFTGVELGKLFGVFHLRYPVPGISWLIGTWKYVLVGGVAVLCVAVANRILHSPYGMVFRAIRENDQRAEFVGLNVWRYKLMAFIISGAFAGIAGSLYTIYSAYVPLSSFYWTTSGEVVIMAVLGGVGSLFGPILGAGIYLYVENIVSGVQQLTLPFTGPNEYLTLVQEPVVLMDGFGAYWHLILGLVFVAVVVLFPRGIWGLLEDLGGALRKLGGGR from the coding sequence GTGAGCGACGAACCCGCCGAGACTCCGGACGCCCCGGAGGACACCGGCACTGCAGTCGAGCGAACTCGGCGCGAACTCCCTTCGTGGGAGCGAATTCGCCAAAGCGAGTGGTTCGTGGTCGGCGTGACCACGCTCGCAGTCGCGGTCTTCCCGTGGCTGTTCGCCCGCGCCCCGGTCATCAGCGGCGTTCTGCGCGGGTATCAGGACTTGGCCACCCTCATCCTCATCTGGGGCATCTTCGCCATGGGGTTCAACCTCCTGCTGGGGTACACCGGCCTGCTGTCGTTCGGTCACGCCGCGTTCTGGGGCGGCGCGGCCTACGCCGCCGGGGTGTTCAGCGCGCAGGTGTCGTCGAGTCCGATACTCATCATCCTCGCGGGCACCGCGTTCGCGGCGCTGTCGGCGTGGATACTGGGGTTCATCTCGCTCCGGCGCGGGGGCATCTACTTCGCCATCCTGACGCTGGCGTTCGGTCAGATGGCCTACTACATGGCGCTGTCGCCGATGGCGTGGATTACCGGCGGGGAGAACGGTTTCACCGGCGTCGAACTCGGCAAACTGTTCGGGGTCTTCCACCTCCGGTATCCGGTGCCCGGCATCAGTTGGCTAATCGGGACGTGGAAGTACGTGCTGGTCGGCGGGGTCGCGGTCCTCTGCGTGGCTGTCGCCAACCGCATCCTCCACTCGCCCTACGGGATGGTGTTCCGGGCGATTCGGGAGAACGACCAGCGCGCCGAGTTCGTGGGCCTGAACGTCTGGCGCTACAAACTGATGGCGTTCATCATCTCCGGAGCGTTCGCGGGCATCGCCGGGAGTCTCTACACCATCTACAGCGCCTACGTCCCGCTGTCGTCGTTCTACTGGACGACGAGTGGCGAGGTCGTTATCATGGCCGTGCTGGGCGGGGTCGGGTCGCTGTTCGGTCCCATCCTCGGTGCGGGCATCTACCTCTACGTCGAGAACATCGTCAGCGGGGTTCAGCAGTTGACCCTGCCGTTCACCGGACCGAACGAGTACCTGACGCTGGTCCAAGAGCCAGTCGTCCTGATGGACGGGTTCGGGGCCTACTGGCACCTGATTCTGGGACTGGTGTTCGTCGCAGTCGTGGTCCTGTTCCCGCGGGGCATCTGGGGCCTGCTGGAGGACTTGGGCGGTGCCTTGCGAAAACTGGGCGGTGGTCGGTGA
- a CDS encoding universal stress protein: MYHVVIAVDEESDRAQRQARAVADLPRSADEVRATLLHVFTENPDGASATQVGSVRRAEEVLENAGVETEISERSGEPAVAVLEFAQNEDADCICVGGRNRSPAGKAIFGSVSQSVILQAERPVLVTGSMEEQ; this comes from the coding sequence ATGTACCACGTCGTCATCGCAGTTGACGAGGAGTCCGACCGCGCCCAGCGCCAAGCCCGAGCGGTCGCCGACCTCCCGCGGTCGGCCGACGAAGTTCGCGCGACGCTCCTCCACGTCTTCACCGAGAACCCCGACGGCGCGTCCGCGACGCAGGTCGGGTCGGTCCGGCGGGCCGAGGAGGTACTGGAAAACGCGGGCGTCGAGACCGAAATCTCCGAGCGGAGCGGCGAACCCGCCGTGGCGGTTTTGGAGTTCGCCCAGAACGAGGACGCCGACTGCATCTGCGTCGGCGGGCGGAACCGCTCGCCGGCGGGGAAGGCCATCTTCGGGAGCGTCTCCCAGTCGGTGATTTTGCAGGCGGAGAGACCCGTACTCGTGACTGGTTCGATGGAGGAACAGTAA
- a CDS encoding DUF7520 family protein has translation MSETFGGRSFVVGFYGLIVALTGVVGAMLGVAGPRDLTSVKLLGLIELAPTPLGLAVYGVVTVGLALGVPLALVVLVSEMADAEHPDENS, from the coding sequence GTGAGCGAGACGTTCGGCGGTCGGTCGTTCGTCGTTGGATTCTACGGCCTCATCGTGGCCCTCACCGGGGTCGTTGGGGCCATGCTCGGCGTCGCCGGGCCGAGAGACCTGACTTCCGTGAAACTCCTCGGGCTAATCGAACTCGCGCCGACGCCACTGGGTCTGGCGGTCTACGGCGTCGTGACGGTGGGTCTGGCTCTCGGCGTGCCGCTGGCGCTGGTCGTCCTCGTCTCGGAGATGGCCGACGCCGAGCATCCCGACGAGAACTCCTGA
- a CDS encoding haloacid dehalogenase type II, with the protein MTNSESIDDVLCFDMYGTLCDTSTVTAALGEHLDVADGFVADVDALWRRTQLRYAQQVALMDDYAPFSEVTEQALDYTLNFYDLNPAEDARERIVAAYDELDPYPDAADALDRLGEEYTVAVLSNGNPEMLETMAENAGLADHLDAVVSAHEVRTFKPDPAVYRNAADRFDRELGGCRLVSSNPWDVAGASSAGMATAWVNRSREPAEEVGGDADLTVESLSALADAL; encoded by the coding sequence ATGACCAACAGCGAATCAATCGACGATGTCCTCTGTTTCGACATGTACGGCACGCTCTGCGACACCAGCACCGTCACCGCGGCGCTCGGCGAACACTTAGACGTGGCCGACGGCTTCGTCGCCGACGTGGACGCCCTCTGGCGGCGGACCCAACTCCGGTACGCCCAGCAGGTCGCGCTGATGGACGACTACGCGCCCTTCTCGGAGGTCACGGAGCAGGCCCTCGACTACACGCTGAACTTCTACGACCTGAATCCCGCCGAGGACGCCCGCGAGCGAATCGTCGCCGCCTACGACGAGTTGGACCCCTACCCCGACGCCGCGGACGCACTCGACCGCCTCGGCGAGGAGTACACCGTGGCGGTCCTCTCGAACGGCAACCCCGAGATGCTGGAGACGATGGCGGAGAACGCTGGCCTCGCCGACCACCTCGATGCGGTCGTGAGCGCCCACGAGGTCCGGACGTTCAAGCCCGACCCGGCGGTCTACCGCAACGCGGCCGACCGCTTCGACCGCGAATTGGGAGGCTGTCGGCTGGTCTCCTCGAACCCGTGGGACGTGGCCGGAGCGAGTAGCGCCGGGATGGCGACGGCGTGGGTCAACCGGTCGCGCGAACCCGCCGAGGAGGTCGGCGGCGACGCGGACCTGACCGTCGAGTCGCTGTCCGCGCTCGCCGACGCGCTGTAA
- a CDS encoding substrate-binding protein, whose product MARREKADVSRRDVVKMAGATGLAGLGVAGSASAQENPPIGNFPIQGNPTFGFTVPQSGPYSSEGQDELRAYRLAVEHLNNGGGWVDNWSDLTGNGVLGNQVEFVSGDTATDADTARQTARRMIQRDGAIMLSGGSSSAVAIAIQELCQREKVNYMCCLTHSNDTTGKSCVRYSFREMFNAYMSAQALVPPVTDEYGGSNNFYQLYADYTWGQTVQSSMSQFFGEAGWNEMNSVATPLGTKDFSSYLSQVPRGETDVLFLNHYGLDGANSLSQAKEMGLDEDMEIIVPLYNRPMAQAAGGSIEGVFGTVAWDSQIDNEPSNQFTSAFQEKYERIPSGPAQLAYAQTLQYAAAVERAGTFYPPEVIRQLEDHEYDNIGMGQETMRACDHQAQRAVPVVKGLPEGEQQQGQFFEIVNLTSRDTLGYACDEGPAGECELGPYE is encoded by the coding sequence ATGGCACGGAGAGAAAAAGCGGACGTGTCGCGCCGAGACGTGGTGAAGATGGCAGGAGCCACCGGCTTGGCGGGACTGGGGGTCGCGGGAAGTGCGAGCGCACAGGAGAATCCACCCATCGGGAACTTCCCGATTCAGGGCAATCCGACCTTCGGGTTCACGGTTCCACAGTCCGGACCGTACTCGTCGGAGGGCCAAGACGAGTTACGGGCGTATCGACTCGCGGTCGAACACCTCAACAACGGCGGGGGCTGGGTAGACAACTGGTCGGACCTGACGGGCAACGGCGTACTGGGCAATCAGGTCGAGTTCGTGTCGGGGGACACCGCGACCGACGCCGACACCGCCCGACAGACCGCTCGCCGGATGATTCAGCGCGACGGGGCCATCATGCTGTCGGGTGGCTCCTCCAGCGCGGTCGCAATTGCGATTCAGGAACTGTGTCAGCGCGAGAAGGTCAACTACATGTGCTGTCTGACCCACTCGAACGACACCACGGGCAAGTCCTGCGTTCGCTACTCCTTCCGGGAGATGTTCAACGCCTACATGAGTGCCCAAGCACTCGTCCCGCCCGTCACCGACGAGTACGGCGGGAGCAACAACTTCTACCAGTTGTACGCCGACTACACGTGGGGCCAGACGGTTCAGTCCTCGATGAGCCAGTTCTTCGGCGAGGCCGGATGGAACGAAATGAACAGCGTCGCCACGCCGCTGGGCACCAAGGACTTCTCGTCGTACCTCTCGCAGGTGCCGCGAGGAGAGACCGACGTGCTGTTCCTGAACCACTACGGTCTCGACGGCGCGAACTCGCTGAGTCAGGCCAAGGAGATGGGACTGGACGAGGACATGGAAATCATCGTCCCGCTGTACAACCGACCGATGGCACAGGCCGCGGGCGGCAGTATCGAAGGCGTGTTCGGTACCGTCGCGTGGGACTCCCAAATCGACAACGAACCGTCGAACCAGTTCACCTCCGCCTTCCAAGAGAAGTACGAGCGCATCCCGTCGGGACCGGCCCAACTGGCCTACGCCCAGACGCTCCAGTACGCCGCGGCAGTCGAGCGCGCTGGCACCTTCTACCCGCCGGAGGTCATCAGACAGTTGGAGGACCACGAGTACGACAACATCGGGATGGGCCAAGAGACGATGCGGGCCTGCGACCATCAGGCCCAGCGCGCGGTCCCCGTCGTCAAGGGACTGCCCGAGGGCGAACAACAGCAGGGCCAGTTCTTCGAAATCGTGAATCTCACGTCGAGGGACACGCTGGGCTACGCCTGCGACGAGGGTCCGGCAGGGGAGTGCGAACTCGGCCCCTACGAGTAG